From the genome of bacterium:
CATCGAGACCATCAAGTCCATTTAGTCCATATCGTCCATTTGGGACCGAAAACGCGAAACACGCGAATCTGAAGGGAAGGACGAAAAATGAAAGCTGTGGTTCTTTGCAAGCAGGTGCCGGACACGGAAAGCCGCATCAAACTTTCCGGCGACGGCAAAGGCTTCGATCTGGAGGGGGTCAAGTGGATCCTCAACCCCTACTGCGAGTTCGCCGTCGAGGAAGCGTTGCTGCTCAAGGATGCGGGCAAGCTCGAATCCGTCACGGTGCTCGGCCTTGGACCCGACCGCATTGTCGAGGCGCTGCGCACGGCGCTCGCGATGGGCGCGGATGACGCGATCCACGTGAAAGGCGAGCCGGCGTTCGGCGACAGCCTGGGGACCGCCAAGGGCATCGCCGGCGCGCTGAAAGACGCAGGCTACGATCTTATCCTTTCGGGCTGCCGCGCGATCGACGACGACCAGTTTGCCGTGCCGGTTATGGTCGCCGAGCTGCTCAATCTCCCGCACGTGCACATCGCCTCGAAGATCGAGATCGATGGCGCGGTGAAGACCTGGCGCGATGTCGAGGGCGGCACGAAGCTTGTCACCGAGGCGCCGGCCCCGTGCGTCGTGTCGTTCACAAAGACGGGCCACGAG
Proteins encoded in this window:
- a CDS encoding electron transfer flavoprotein subunit beta/FixA family protein encodes the protein MKAVVLCKQVPDTESRIKLSGDGKGFDLEGVKWILNPYCEFAVEEALLLKDAGKLESVTVLGLGPDRIVEALRTALAMGADDAIHVKGEPAFGDSLGTAKGIAGALKDAGYDLILSGCRAIDDDQFAVPVMVAELLNLPHVHIASKIEIDGAVKTWRDVEGGTKLVTEAPAPCVVSFTKTGHEPRYASLPGIMKAKKKPVDVKEFAGADARTTLVATSLPEERQAGKVLTGVENVPELVRLLREEAKVI